A single region of the Bacteroidota bacterium genome encodes:
- a CDS encoding hybrid sensor histidine kinase/response regulator — protein sequence MDAKELIKILLVEDDEDDYMIIKDYLSDTFLPYEITWAVNYNNFLTHISEGTFDLVITDYLLGTTSGIEVLKRVKEKDAFIPVILLTGKGSTSIDMEAMKLGASDYLVKGTFDASTIERAVRYTIESANNTRIIKENENYQNTINKIVSTDRIARMIAHEVKNPLTNILLCAEQMKELLPENEEFNSYLEIITRNSKRINQLVVNLMDSTRFGDIVLEECNLIDIVKDTLKLVEDRLSLQSVKIIEEYSHPVIQLPVDAEKLKIAFVNIIINAIEVLEENPEATITIKTEKLPNHIRVRIKDNGTGIPPEIMDKLFEPFFTSKEKGSGLGLASAQNIILGHKGKIEVSSEQKGSEFIISFLT from the coding sequence ATGGATGCGAAAGAACTAATAAAAATATTGCTGGTTGAGGATGATGAAGATGATTACATGATTATCAAAGATTACTTGTCGGATACTTTTTTACCTTATGAAATTACCTGGGCCGTTAACTATAATAATTTTCTTACGCACATTAGTGAAGGTACTTTTGATTTAGTAATTACAGATTATTTACTGGGCACTACGAGTGGTATTGAAGTATTGAAAAGAGTAAAGGAAAAAGATGCTTTTATACCTGTTATATTACTTACCGGTAAAGGCAGTACAAGCATTGATATGGAGGCCATGAAACTGGGCGCTTCGGATTATCTTGTTAAAGGTACTTTTGATGCATCAACCATTGAAAGAGCAGTAAGGTATACCATTGAAAGCGCTAATAATACGCGTATCATCAAAGAGAATGAAAACTACCAGAACACCATTAACAAAATTGTAAGTACGGATAGAATAGCAAGAATGATAGCGCACGAAGTAAAAAATCCGCTTACCAATATTTTATTATGTGCAGAACAAATGAAAGAACTTCTTCCGGAAAACGAAGAGTTTAACTCGTATCTGGAAATTATTACAAGAAACAGTAAACGCATTAACCAATTGGTTGTAAACTTAATGGATTCCACAAGGTTTGGCGATATAGTATTAGAAGAATGCAACCTGATAGACATTGTAAAGGATACGTTAAAACTGGTGGAAGATAGATTGAGCCTGCAATCGGTTAAAATTATTGAAGAATATTCACATCCTGTTATTCAGCTTCCTGTTGATGCAGAGAAATTAAAAATTGCTTTCGTAAATATTATTATCAATGCCATTGAGGTTTTAGAAGAAAACCCGGAAGCAACCATTACCATAAAAACAGAAAAGCTACCTAATCATATAAGGGTGCGGATAAAAGATAACGGGACGGGTATTCCTCCTGAAATCATGGACAAATTATTTGAGCCTTTTTTTACTTCTAAAGAAAAAGGATCGGGACTTGGTCTGGCATCTGCCCAAAATATTATTTTAGGACATAAGGGAAAAATAGAGGTAAGCTCTGAACAAAAAGGATCAGAGTTTATTATTTCATTTTTAACATAA
- a CDS encoding pyridoxamine 5'-phosphate oxidase family protein — MADTKNMNRSDAIKKIKDVAEDISICMFCTHTEGIPFETRPMGTRKVDEDGSIWFLSSDNFSKKIENMHDDKVQLIYSKPSQTYFLSIFGHAEVIKDFLKIEKLGNNLIKALLPEEKRNPNLTFIRITPEHANFWDTKNGKMLSLL, encoded by the coding sequence ATGGCAGACACTAAAAATATGAACCGTTCCGATGCAATCAAAAAAATAAAAGATGTAGCAGAAGATATTAGTATATGTATGTTTTGCACACATACCGAGGGAATACCTTTTGAAACAAGACCAATGGGAACGCGAAAAGTAGACGAAGATGGGAGTATCTGGTTTCTAAGCTCGGATAATTTTTCTAAAAAAATAGAAAATATGCATGACGATAAAGTGCAGCTTATTTATTCAAAACCTTCACAAACCTATTTCTTAAGCATATTTGGGCACGCGGAAGTAATAAAGGATTTTCTCAAAATAGAAAAGCTTGGTAACAATTTAATTAAAGCATTGCTTCCCGAGGAGAAAAGAAATCCCAACCTTACGTTTATAAGAATTACACCTGAGCATGCAAATTTTTGGGATACAAAAAACGGAAAAATGCTTTCGCTGTTGTAA
- a CDS encoding response regulator: protein MSPVQKNIIKKLIIADDDHDDQILLKEALEDFENPPATQMVSDGCQLIKVLENSPLPSLVLMDLNMPNKNGIECLLEIRSNTKFDRLPIVVLSTSKDPHDIEACYNSGANLFFSKPYTFKELKTLVHSVLNVDWQSFVGHRLNRQEFIGIALKGQFPSHLLVTA, encoded by the coding sequence ATGAGCCCTGTTCAAAAAAATATTATTAAGAAATTAATAATTGCAGATGATGATCATGACGACCAGATTCTGTTAAAAGAAGCTCTGGAAGACTTTGAAAATCCCCCAGCCACCCAAATGGTTTCAGATGGATGCCAACTAATCAAGGTACTTGAAAATTCACCACTTCCGAGTCTTGTTTTAATGGATTTAAATATGCCTAATAAAAACGGAATTGAATGTTTACTTGAAATCCGTTCCAATACTAAATTCGACAGGCTTCCTATAGTAGTATTATCTACTTCAAAAGATCCGCATGATATAGAAGCGTGTTATAACAGTGGAGCAAATCTTTTCTTTTCTAAGCCTTATACGTTTAAAGAACTTAAAACATTGGTACACTCCGTACTAAATGTAGACTGGCAATCATTTGTTGGACACAGGCTTAACAGGCAGGAATTTATAGGCATAGCTTTAAAAGGACAATTTCCTTCCCATCTTCTTGTAACAGCTTAA
- a CDS encoding PA2169 family four-helix-bundle protein, which produces MSTITDKAVRVIKDLIIINNDRYEGYNTAATETNDLDLKTMFERFSNQSNQFNSELRSFIPREESPDGETTTSGKLYRVWMDVRAAITANDRKAVLSSCEFGEDVALASYKSALKEEELSEDIIDTISKHKNALQEAHNTVKAMRDSA; this is translated from the coding sequence ATGAGCACAATAACAGATAAAGCAGTAAGGGTTATTAAAGACCTTATTATCATAAACAACGATAGATATGAAGGTTATAACACTGCAGCTACAGAAACAAACGACTTGGACTTGAAAACAATGTTTGAGCGTTTCAGTAATCAAAGCAATCAGTTTAACTCGGAACTACGCAGTTTTATTCCCAGAGAAGAATCACCAGATGGAGAAACAACAACTTCGGGAAAGTTATATCGTGTATGGATGGACGTTCGTGCAGCGATTACTGCTAATGACAGAAAAGCGGTTCTCTCTTCATGTGAATTTGGCGAAGATGTAGCATTGGCTTCTTACAAATCAGCACTGAAGGAAGAAGAACTGTCGGAAGATATTATAGATACTATTTCAAAACATAAGAATGCATTGCAAGAAGCACACAATACTGTGAAAGCAATGAGAGATAGTGCTTAG